The Henckelia pumila isolate YLH828 unplaced genomic scaffold, ASM3356847v2 CTG_461:::fragment_3, whole genome shotgun sequence genome window below encodes:
- the LOC140871537 gene encoding probable E3 ubiquitin-protein ligase ARI8: MESEDEMAVMMMEDSNDDEEFYGGGDDDDDSDSDDVIMDYGGFVDHDSDDSDDFSSFHNQLNHHHHHHHRSQNYTILNEDEIREHQEECIAKVSTVLSISRGAAGILLRHYNWSVSKVNDEWFADEEKVRKAVGLLENDIPIPNAKELTCGICFENYPRDRMNAAGCGHPFCFTCWQGYISTSINDGPGCLMLRCPDPSCGAAVSQDMVNKIALNDDKVKHNRYFLRSFVEDNRKMKWCPAPGCDFAVDFIVGGGSYDVTCRCSHGFCWNCVEEAHRPVDCGTVAKWILKNSAESENMNWILANSKPCPKCKRPIEKNQGCMHITCTPPCKFEFCWLCLGAWSEHGERTGGFYACNRYEAAKQEGVYDEAEKRKEMAKNSLERYTHYYERWATNQSSRQRALENLHQMQTVHLEKLSDKQCQPESQLKFIIEAWQQIVECRRVLKWTYAYGFYLPWDELAKKQFFEYLQGEAESGLERLHQCAEKEFQGYLNSEGPSKDFNEFRTKLAGLTSVTKNYFENLVRALENGLSDVDSHAASSRAGSSKNLGSGSGKGRGGRGKGTASKSSSSRNLDDSDHWSCEHCTLANDKSATICRVCQHHR, translated from the exons ATGGAATCCGAGGATGAGATGGCAGTGATGATGATGGAAGATTCCAACGACGACGAGGAATTCTACGGCGGGGGAGATGATGACGATGATTCCGACTCCGATGACGTCATCATGGACTATGGTGGATTCGTGGACCACGACTCGGATGATTCCGATGATTTCTCCTCCTTTCATAACCAACtcaaccaccaccaccaccaccaccatcgGTCACAG AACTATACCATTTTGAATGAAGATGAGATTCGAGAACATCAAGAGGAATGCATTGCAAAAGTTTCTACAGTTCTCTCAATCTCAAGGGGTGCTGCAGGAATCTTGCTCCGCCACTACAACTG GAGTGTCAGTAAAGTGAATGATGAATGGTTTGCCGATGAAGAGAAGGTTCGCAAGGCTGTTGGTTTGTTGGAGAATGACATTCCTATTCCTAATGCTAAAGAG CTGACCTGTGGAATTTGCTTCGAAAATTACCCTCGTGATAGGATGAATGCTGCTGGTTGTGGCCATCCCTTTTGTTTCACATGTTGGCAAG GTTATATTAGTACTTCCATAAATGATGGCCCCGGATGTTTGATGTTGCGCTGTCCAGATCCATCCTGTGGAGCTGCTGTCAGCCAGGATATGGTGAACAAGATTGCTTTAAACGACGATAAAGTGAAACACAATCGTTACTTTTTGAGATCGTTCGTTGAAGACAATAGGAAG ATGAAATGGTGCCCTGCACCAGGCTGTGATTTTGCTGTAGATTTTATTGTTGGTGGTGGAAGCTATGATGTTACTTGTCGCTGCTCCCACGGTTTTTGCTGGAAT TGTGTTGAGGAAGCTCATCGCCCTGTTGATTGTGGAACTGTCGCCAAGTGGATATTGAAGAACAGCGCCGAGTCTGAAAATATGAACTG GATATTGGCTAATTCCAAGCCTTGTCCAAAGTGCAAGCGGCCTATTGAGAAGAATCAAGGTTGCATGCATATCACGTGCACACCACCTTGTAAATTTGAGTTTTGCTG GCTCTGCCTAGGTGCATGGTCTGAACACGGTGAAAGAACTGGtggattttatgcatgcaaCCGTTATGAAGCTGCCAAGCAAGAAGGAGTG TATGATGAAGCTGAAAAACGTAAAGAGATGGCTAAAAATTCTTTAGAAAGATATACACATTACTATGAAAGGTGGGCTACAAATCAATCG TCAAGGCAAAGAGCACTTGAAAACCTACACCAAATGCAAACAGTACAT CTAGAGAAACTGAGCGACAAGCAATGTCAACCTGAATCTCAGCTTAAGTTCATCATAGAGGCCTGGCAACAG ATTGTTGAATGTAGACGAGTTTTGAAATGGACATATGCGTATGGATTTTATCTACCTTGGGATGAGCTTGCTAAGAAGCAGTTTTTTGAGTATCTACAAG GTGAGGCAGAGTCTGGTTTGGAACGGCTTCATCAATGTGCAGAGAAGGAATTTCAGGGCTACCTGAATTCTGAGGGTCCATCAAAAGACTTCAATGAGTTTCGGACAAAGCTGGCAGGATTGACCAG TGTTACTAAGAATTACTTTGAGAACCTCGTCAGAGCATTAGAAAATGGGCTATCAGATGTAGACTCTCATGCTGCAAGCAGCAGGGCAGGTAGCTCCAAGAATCTGGGAAGTGGCAGTGGCAAAGGAAGAGGCGGTCGGGGAAAGGGAACTGCGTCCAAATCAAGCAGTTCTAGAAACTTAGATGACTCGGATCACTGGTCTTGTGAACACTGCACACTTGCCAACGATAAATCAGCTACCATTTGCCGTGTGTGCCAGCACCACAGGTGA
- the LOC140871813 gene encoding large ribosomal subunit protein eL38z/eL38y-like, whose product MPKQIHEIKDFLLTARRKDARAVKIKKSKGAVKFKVRCSKYLYTLSVFDAEKAEKLKQSLPPGLSVQDL is encoded by the exons ATG CCTAAGCAAATCCATGAGATCAAGGATTTCCTTCTCACCGCAAGAAGGAAGGACGCACGTGCtgttaaaattaagaaaagcaAGGGTGCTGTGAAGTTCAAAGTTCGGTGCTCCAAGTACCTTTATACACTCTCTGTGTTTGATGCTGAGAAGGCGGAAAAGTTGAAGCAGTCCCTCCCACCAG GTCTGAGCGTCCAAGACCTCTAG
- the LOC140871940 gene encoding AP2-like ethylene-responsive transcription factor BBM2, with the protein MGTSMNNWLGFSLSPQQQAAVVSHDQCFGLTHHSDSVINPPPFGILEAFDTTNTAASDPRSHDWNMKGGAAGMSNIISCGSCHNLEIQETPKLENFLGVGMHSFAADHHHQQLKNPNVTNPTSYQTNSTLDKYSYNIYQDTDIATSMKCVNPTNNNTTIGLSMIKSWLRNNPTPPHTAEIKACTKAAPPPTGGAQTLSLSMSACSHAAQSCASDNNKQPPAVDSQTSSGAIDQSVTRKNLDTFGQRTSIYRGVTRHRWTGRYEAHLWDNSCRREGQTRKGRQVYLGGYDKEEKAARAYDLAALKYWGTTTTTNFPISNYEKEVEEMKHMTRQEYVASLRRKSSGFSRGASIYRGVTRHHQHGRWQARIGRVAGNKDLYLGTFSTQEEAAEAYDIAAIKFRGLNAVTNFEINRYDVKSILESNTLPIGSAAKRLKEAENQEAALEIQWSEQGNCWPSNLANGYGWPAMGFQQAQPLNNIYGYANQPRMWCKQEQDQDIVSNGFNGNSNIRHQLQLGNAQNFSQSSHVLHNLMSLDSSSIEHSSGSNSVMYGNNGDGNGTTGNSFMGPIMGTVIVGNGNQNRENGFVGHGDGNLDGMFGSTDVYPQTRNLYQSAEAVKASAIYDQGSNCNNYIPTSLSNLGSSNFTEWNAT; encoded by the exons ATGGGTACTTCTATGAATAACTGGTTAGGATTCTCTCTTTCACCTCAACAACAAGCTGCAGTAGTCTCTCATGATCAATGTTTTGGTCTCACACACCACTCTGATTCTGTCATTAATCCACCTCCTTTCGGTATCTTAGAAGCTTTCGACACCACCAACACCGCTGCCTCAGATCCTCGATCTCATG ATTGGAATATGAAGGGAGGAGCCGCGGGAATGAGTAATATAATCTCATGTGGAAGCTGCCATAACTTGGAGATTCAAGAAACCCCAAAACTTGAGAATTTTCTTGGAGTTGGGATGCACTCTTTCGCCGCCGATCATCATCATCAACAGCTCAAGAACCCTAATGTTACAAATCCCACGAGTTACCAAACAAATAGCACCCTTGATAAGTACTCTTACAACATATACCAAGACACAGATATTGCCACCTCTATGAAATGTGTGAACCCCACCAACAATAACACCACCATCGGCCTCTCCATGATAAAGAGCTGGCTCAGAAACAACCCGACGCCGCCACACACGGCGGAGATAAAGGCCTGTACCAAGGCGGCACCACCGCCTACCGGCGGTGCTCAGACCTTGTCACTTTCCATGAGCGCATGCTCACA tgCAGCACAGAGTTGTGCATCAGATAATAATAAACAACCACCTGCAGTTGACAGTCAAACGTCCAGTGGTGCAATAGATCAGTCTGTGACCAGGAAAAATCTAGACACATTTGGACAAAGAACCTCCATTTACCGTGGTGTAACGAG GCATAGATGGACTGGAAGATATGAAGCACATTTGTGGGATAACAGTTGTAGAAGAGAGGGACAAACCCGGAAAGGAAGGCAAG TTTACTTGG GAGGTTATGATAAGGAAGAAAAGGCTGCTCGAGCTTATGATTTAGCAGCTTTGAAATACTGGGGAACCACTACCACTACAAATTTTCCT ATTAGCAACTATGAGAAAGAAGTGGAGGAAATGAAGCACATGACTAGGCAGGAATATGTAGCATCATTAAGAAG GAAAAGTAGCGGTTTCTCTCGCGGCGCGTCCATTTATCGGGGAGTTACAAG ACATCATCAGCATGGAAGATGGCAAGCAAGGATAGGAAGAGTTGCTGGGAATAAGGACCTTTACTTGGGAACTTTCA GTACGCAAGAGGAAGCAGCAGAAGCATATGACATAGCAGCAATCAAATTCCGAGGCCTGAATGCCGTGACTAACTTCGAAATAAACCGGTATGATGTCAAAAGCATACTAGAAAGCAACACTTTACCTATCGGCAGTGCCGCTAAGCGCTTGAAGGAAGCCGAAAACCAAGAAGCCGCCTTAGAAATCCAATGGTCCGAGCAAGGAAACTGCTGGCCGAGTAATCTTGCAAATGGCTACGGGTGGCCTGcaatgggattccagcaagctCAGCCATTGAACAATATTTATGGCTACGCGAACCAACCCCGAATGTGGTGCAAACAAGAACAAGATCAAGATATAGTTAGTAATGGTTTTAATGGTAACAGCAATATTCGACATCAGCTTCAGTTGGGAAACGCACAAAATTTCTCTCAATCTTCTCACGTGTTGCACAATCTGATGAGCTTGGATTCTTCTTCTATCGAGCATAGCTCGGGGTCGAATTCCGTTATGTATGGGAATAATGGAGATGGGAATGGAACCACTGGAAACAGCTTTATGGGGCCGATCATGGGCACTGTGATCGTCGGAAATGGTAATCAGAATCGGGAAAACGGTTTCGTGGGGCACGGCGATGGAAATCTAGATGGAATGTTTGGATCAACGGATGTTTATCCCCAGACAAGAAACTTGTATCAATCAGCTGAAGCAGTGAAGGCAAGTGCTATTTATGATCAGGGATCAAATTGCAATAACTACATTCCTACTTCTCTGTCGAATCTCGGATCTTCGAATTTTACCGAATGGAACGCGACGTAG
- the LOC140871632 gene encoding probable carboxylesterase 18 produces the protein MAIPEEAVAKLSLPLKTRIALFFLGTITDYSSRSDGTVNRRVFHLLDYCRIRAPPDPSPRKGVKTSDVSVDSSRGLWFRLFVPTTATPRDNLPVIVFFHGGGFAYLAPDFQGYDAVCRRFAREVSAVVVSVNYRLAPEHRYPAQYDDGFDVLEFLDKEKDRILPPNVDLSRCFLAGDSAGGNLAHHVAVRACRSDFTRLKVIGVVAIQPFFGGEERTTAEIELAEVDLLVSMKRTDWLWKAFLPEGGGMDRDHRVINVSGPNAEDISELDFPATMVVVAGFDSLKDWQKRYYEWLKRSGKEAYLLEYPNTVHAFYIFPELPESMQLISEARRFIQKQCSKLINVE, from the exons ATGGCGATCCCGGAAGAAGCCGTGGCGAAGCTCTCGCTTCCCCTCAAAACTCGAATCGCTCTCTTCTTCCTCGGCACCATCACCGACTACTCCTCCCGCTCCGACGGCACCGTCAACCGCCGCGTCTTCCACCTCCTCGATTACTGCAGGATCAGGGCGCCTCCCGACCCCAGCCCCCGCAAGGGCGTCAAGACCTCCGACGTCTCCGTCGACTCCTCCCGCGGCCTCTGGTTCCGTCTCTTCGTCCCTACTACTGCTACTCCTCGAGACAATCTCCCGGTCATCGTTTTCTTCCACGGCGGTGGGTTTGCGTACCTGGCCCCGGATTTCCAAGGCTACGACGCCGTATGTCGTCGTTTCGCGCGGGAGGTCTCCGCCGTCGTCGTCTCCGTGAACTACCGGCTGGCGCCGGAGCACCGTTACCCGGCGCAATACGATGACGGGTTCGATGTCCTGGAGTTCCTTGACAAGGAGAAGGATCGTATCCTGCCGCCGAATGTGGACCTCTCGAGGTGTTTCCTCGCCGGAGACAGCGCCGGCGGGAATCTGGCCCACCACGTCGCCGTGCGAGCCTGTCGCTCTGATTTCACGCGCCTCAAG GTCATCGGAGTGGTGGCCATACAGCCGTTTTTCGGAGGAGAGGAGCGCACCACAGCAGAGATAGAACTAGCGGAAGTCGACCTGCTCGTATCCATGAAACGAACCGATTGGTTGTGGAAAGCGTTCCTACCAGAGGGGGGAGGCATGGACCGAGACCACCGAGTGATCAACGTGAGCGGCCCAAACGCAGAAGACATCTCCGAGTTGGACTTTCCGGCGACGATGGTGGTGGTGGCGGGATTCGATTCGCTCAAAGATTGGCAGAAAAGGTACTACGAGTGGCTCAAGAGATCCGGGAAAGAAGCGTATTTGCTGGAGTACCCCAACACGGTTCATGCCTTCTACATTTTCCCCGAGCTTCCTGAATCTATGCAGCTTATATCCGAAGCCCGCCGGTTCATTCAAAAGCAATGCTCCAAGCTTATTAATGTTGAGTAA